Genomic segment of Streptomyces sp. NBC_01210:
GGACTGCCGCCGACGACCGTCCGGTAGGAGCCCGTCAGCGGCTTGTTCAGCAGCCGCGGCGGGCGTACCGAAGTCCAGTCCGTCGTGCTGCGTGCCAGCTCCTCCTCCATCGTCCGGAGGTCGTCGTACACAGCCTTCAGCGCCGTGTTGATGGCCGCCAGCATCGCGCGGTCCAGCAGCGGCCGGCGCTCCGGGACCGGGCCGAGCGGGGCGGCGCTCACCACCAGCAGCCGACGTGTCCCCTCCGCCTCCATCGCCCACAGCACCGAGCGCGTCAGCTTCGCCGCGATCCCGGCATCCGCGCGCTTGCGTGCGCCGAGACCCGAGAGCACCGCGTCGCGCCCGGCGACGGCCTCCCGCAGCGACTCGCCCTCCTTCAGATCCGCACGGAAAACCTGCAGGCCGGGGCCCGTGACCGTGAACCGCGCCGGATCGCGAACCACCGCCGTCACCTCGTGCCCCGCCGCCAGTGCCTGTGTGACGATCTCCTGCCCGATGCCGCCGGTCGCGCCGAAAACGGTGAGTCTCATGGCCCGCACCTCCATGGTGGGTAAGTATTCACTCACCTCTAGAGTGGGTAAGTGCTCACTCACCCGTCAAGTGCCTTTCGGAGGTTCCATGCAGAGACCGGCCCGCGCCCGCATCCTCGACGCCGCGCATGAGCTCCTGCTCACCATCGGCCTCGCCCGTGCCACCACCAAGGAGATCGCCAAGGCGGCCGGCTGCTCGGAGGCGGCGCTCTACAAGCACTTCGCGAGCAAGGAGGAGCTCTTCGTGACCGTGCTGAAGGAGCGGCTGCCCAGGCTCACACCGCTGTTGGACACACTCATCGCCGACCCGGCGCCGCGCACCGTCGAGGAGAACCTCACCGAGATCGCCCGTGAGGCCGCGCTCTTCTACGCCCAGAGCTTCCCGATCGCCGCTTCGCTCTACGCCGACCCCCGGCTCAAGCAGCGCCACGACGCGGCCCTGCGCGAGCTGGGCGCGGGCCCGCACATGCCCATCCGGGGCCTTGACGCCTATCTGCGCGCCGAGCAGGACGCCGGCCGGGTGCGCGCCGACGCGGACACCTACGCGGGCGCGTCCCTGCTTCTCGGTGCCTGTGCGCAGCGGGCCTTCGCCTACGACATGACCGCGGACGGAAAGCCTCCGCAGCCGCTCGACGAGTTCGCCGCGGGAATCGCCCGCACGCTGCTGCGCGGAATCAGTTAGCCGGCCGGTCGGTCAGCCAGTCGTCGATGCCGGCCAGCAGCTTGTCCCTGATCTCCTCAGGCGCCGCCGAGCCGCGCACGGACTGCCGGGCCAGCTCCGCGAGCTCCGTGTCGGTGAAACCGTGGTGCGTCCGCGCCAGCTCGTACTGCGCCGCCAGCCGGGAGCCGAAGAGCAGCGGGTCGTCCGCCCCGAGCGCCATCGGCACCCCGGCGTCGTACAGCGTCCGAAGCGGTACGTCCGCCGGCTTCTCGTACACGCCCAGCGCCACATTCGACGAGGGGCACACCTCGCAGGTCACCCCGCGCTCGGCCAGCTTCCGCAGCAGCTGTGGGTCCTCCGCGGCCCGTACGCCGTGACCGATCCGGGAGGCGCGCAGATCGTCCAGGCAGTCCCGTACGGACGCGGGTCCGGTCAGCTCGCCGCCGTGCGGCGCAGCCAGCAGGCCGCCGTCCCTGGCGATCGCGAAGGCGCGGTCGAAGTCCCGTGCCATGCCCCGGCGTTCGTCGTTGGAGAGACCGAATCCGACGACCCCCCGGTCCGTATACCGCACCGCGAGCCGCGCCAGCGTGCGCGCATCCAGCGGATGCTTCATACGGTTCGCCGCGACCAGCACCCGCATACCGAGACCGGTCTCCCGTCCGGCACGCTCCACCGCGTCCAGGATGATCTCCAGCGCCGGAATCAGCCCGCCCAGCATGGGGGCGTACGAGGTCGGGTCGACCTGTATTTCAAGCCACCCCGAGCCGTCCCGCACATCCTCCTCGGCCGCCTCGCGCACCAGCCGCTGGATGTCCTCGGGCGAGCGCAGACAGGACCGGGCGATGTCGTAGAGCCGCTGGAAACGGAACCAGCCGCGCTCGTCGGTCGCCCGTAGCTTGGGCGGTTCGCCGCTGGTCAGGGCATCAGGCAGATGGACGCCGTACTTGTCGGCGAGCTCGAGCAGGGTGGTGGGTCGCATCGACCCGGTGAAGTGCAGATGCAGATGGGCCTTCGGCAACAGCCTGAGGTCTCGTTCAGCGGCTCCGCCGCGGGCACGAACTTGCTCCATTGAAGGATCTTGCCGCACCTGCCCGCCGTCCGGCAGCCCCTTTCCCCGATCGGGTCCTTGCCCGAACGAAGAAACGGAACGGAAACGGGCCCCCGGCCGAAGCCGGGAGCCCGTCAGCCCACTCACGTGAGTGGGTTCAGTCGCGCGCCTCGGCCAGCAG
This window contains:
- a CDS encoding TetR/AcrR family transcriptional regulator, which produces MQRPARARILDAAHELLLTIGLARATTKEIAKAAGCSEAALYKHFASKEELFVTVLKERLPRLTPLLDTLIADPAPRTVEENLTEIAREAALFYAQSFPIAASLYADPRLKQRHDAALRELGAGPHMPIRGLDAYLRAEQDAGRVRADADTYAGASLLLGACAQRAFAYDMTADGKPPQPLDEFAAGIARTLLRGIS
- a CDS encoding NAD(P)-dependent oxidoreductase, translated to MRLTVFGATGGIGQEIVTQALAAGHEVTAVVRDPARFTVTGPGLQVFRADLKEGESLREAVAGRDAVLSGLGARKRADAGIAAKLTRSVLWAMEAEGTRRLLVVSAAPLGPVPERRPLLDRAMLAAINTALKAVYDDLRTMEEELARSTTDWTSVRPPRLLNKPLTGSYRTVVGGSPRRGRMIGRADVAHAMLAMVDDPATVKQGVGVAY
- a CDS encoding adenosine deaminase; its protein translation is MEQVRARGGAAERDLRLLPKAHLHLHFTGSMRPTTLLELADKYGVHLPDALTSGEPPKLRATDERGWFRFQRLYDIARSCLRSPEDIQRLVREAAEEDVRDGSGWLEIQVDPTSYAPMLGGLIPALEIILDAVERAGRETGLGMRVLVAANRMKHPLDARTLARLAVRYTDRGVVGFGLSNDERRGMARDFDRAFAIARDGGLLAAPHGGELTGPASVRDCLDDLRASRIGHGVRAAEDPQLLRKLAERGVTCEVCPSSNVALGVYEKPADVPLRTLYDAGVPMALGADDPLLFGSRLAAQYELARTHHGFTDTELAELARQSVRGSAAPEEIRDKLLAGIDDWLTDRPAN